From the genome of Antennarius striatus isolate MH-2024 chromosome 19, ASM4005453v1, whole genome shotgun sequence, one region includes:
- the smpdl3a gene encoding cyclic GMP-AMP phosphodiesterase SMPDL3A yields the protein MSWVWCSVVLLLCGSAPGGAAPSGRTTGSGRFWHITDLHLDPTYRLSPDPSKVCFSSKGAPVTHAGVFGDYLCDSPYQLIQSAFTHMASLTQPQDFIIWTGDSPPHVPVDELSTDLVIDIISNMTQTIRDHFPKLMVYPALGNHDYWPQDQMTTASNAVYRAAARLWAHWLQPDALFTLSQGGFYSQLIKPGLRVISLNTILYYGPNNASSNRTDPAGQFVWFEKTLEKAAQNLEKVYIIGHVPVGYLPFVKNTTAVRENHNERLVAICRKYSQVIAGHFYGHTHRDSVMVLLDHQQNPVNSIFVSPAVTPIRNFVETYSNNPAFRMYLFNSEDFGLLDIWQYYLNLTEANEKERSDWRLEYVMTEAFGLSDLRPHSLLQLGRSFIPPETKTFHKYFSHYMVDYDNRIVCEGDCKVKQVCAVLFLDQPSYSKCVADENR from the exons ATGTCGTGGGTCTGGTGCTCCGTGGTCCTGCTGCTCTGCGGCTCCGCTCCGGGGGGGGCAGCCCCGTCCGGGAGAACGACGGGctcag GCCGCTTCTGGCACATCACCGACCTCCACCTGGACCCCACCTACCGCCTGTCCCCAGACCCCAGCAAGGTTTGCTTCTCCTCCAAAGGAGCCCCCGTCACCCACGCCGGCGTGTTCGGGGACTACCTGTGTGACTCCCCCTACCAGCTCATCCAATCAGCTTTCACCCACATGGCGTCTCTCACTCAGCCGCAGGACTTCATCATATGGACCGG TGACAGCCCCCCTCACGTCCCCGTGGACGAGCTGTCCACAGACTTAGTGATCGACATCATCAGTAACATGACCCAGACCATCAGAGACCACTTCCCCAAGCTGATGGTTTATCCTGCCCTGGGAAACCATGACTACTGGCCTCAG GACCAGATGACGACCGCCAGTAACGCCGTCTACAGGGCCGCTGCCAGGCTGTGGGCACACTGGTTACAGCCCGACGCGCTGTTCACTCTCTCACAAG GCGGGTTCTACTCCCAGCTGATCAAGCCTGGTTTACGGGTGATCAGTCTCAACACCATCCTCTACTACGGTCCCAATAACGCCTCCAGCAACAGGACGGATCCTGCTGGACAGTTCGTTTGGTTCGAGAAAACTCTGGAGAAAGCTGCTCAGAACCTGGAGAAG GTGTATATTATCGGTCATGTACCGGTGGGGTACCTGCCCTTTGTGAAGAACACCACTGCTGTAAGAGAGAACCACAATGAGAGGCTGGTCGCCATCTGCAGGAAATACAGCCAAGTCATCGCCGGACATTTTTATGGCCACACCCACCGCGACAGCGTCATGGTCCTGTTGGATCACCAAC AAAACCCAGTGAACTCTATTTTTGTGTCACCGGCTGTTACACCAATCAGGAACTTTGTGGAAACGTACTCCAACAACCCAGCCTTCCGTATGTACCTGTTCAACAGCGAGGACTTCGGTCTGTTG GATATCTGGCAGTACTATTTGAATCTGACGGAAGCCAATGAGAAGGAAAGATCTGACTGGAGGCTTGAATACGTCATGACAGAGGCTTTTGGACTGAGTGACCTGCGGCCACACAGCCTCCTCCAACTGGGCCGGAGCTTCATCCCCCCCGAGACCAAAACCTTCCACAAGTACTTCAGTCACTACATGGTCGATTATGACAACAGAATTGTATGTGAGGGAGACTGTAAGGTCAAGCAGGTGTGTGCTGTGCTGTTCCTGGACCAGCCATCCTATTCTAAATGTGTAGCAGATGAGAACAGGTGA